A portion of the Bombina bombina isolate aBomBom1 chromosome 11, aBomBom1.pri, whole genome shotgun sequence genome contains these proteins:
- the LOC128641879 gene encoding somatostatin receptor type 5 encodes MDTISFPLATLLELEARFLNLTLFKNFTGNETMVETSISGMSSVLITFIYLLVCAIGLSGNTLVIYVVLRYAKMKTVTNIYILNLAVADVLFMLGLPFIATQNAISYWPFGSFLCRLVMTVDGINQFTSIFCLTVMSIDRYLAVVHPIKSTKWRRPRVAKLISATVWTVSFLVVLPVIIFSDVQKDLHTCNINWPDPINIWSAAFIIYTSVLGFFGPLLVIVLCYLLIVIKVKSSGLRVGSTRRRRSERKVTRMVVIIVAVFVFCWLPFYITNIVNLAFILPEEPAFAGFYFFVVILSYANSCANPILYGFLSDNFKQSFQKVLCLRKSNGIKDADLTENRQEKSSRVQETMLATRNSDFNGHMQTSKV; translated from the coding sequence ATGGATACTATCTCCTTCCCACTCGCTACATTATTGGAATTGGAGGCTAGATTTCTCAACCTCAcgttgtttaaaaactttacaggaAATGAGACCATGGTCGAGACTTCTATATCGGGAATGAGCAGCGTCCTGATTACTTTTATCTACCTGCTGGTATGCGCCATTGGACTCAGTGGTAACACCTTGGTAATCTACGTAGTACTTCGTTATGCAAAGATGAAGACGGTGACCAACATTTATATTCTGAATTTGGCTGTTGCTGATGTTCTTTTTATGCTGGGTTTGCCTTTCATTGCCACCCAAAATGCTATATCTTATTGGCCATTTGGTAGTTTTCTCTGCAGACTGGTGATGACAGTGGATGGTATCAACCAATTCACCAGCATTTTCTGTCTCACCGTAATGAGTATTGATCGTTATTTGGCTGTGGTTCACCCAATCAAGTCAACCAAGTGGAGGAGACCAAGGGTTGCAAAACTTATCAGTGCCACCGTTTGGACTGTTTCATTTCTGGTTGTACTTCCAGTTATTATTTTTTCAGATGTTCAGAAAGATCTACATACCTGCAACATCAATTGGCCAGACCCAATAAATATTTGGTCTGCAGCATTCATTATCTACACTTCCGTATTGGGTTTCTTTGGACCTCTTCTTGTGATTGTCCTCTGCTACCTTTTAATTGTCATCAAAGTGAAGTCATCTGGTCTTCGAGTTGGCTCCACCAGACGAAGACGATCAGAAAGAAAGGTTACAAGAATGGTTGTGATTATAGTGGCTGTGTTTGTGTTTTGTTGGCTGCCATTTTATATTACTAACATTGTAAACTTAGCCTTCATATTGCCTGAAGAACCAGCATTTGctggtttttatttctttgtggttaTCCTTTCTTATGCCAACAGTTGTGCCAACCCTATCCTGTATGGGTTCCTCTCTGACAATTTCAAGCAGAGTTTCCAGAAAGTTTTGTGCCTTCGCAAGAGTAATGGCATTAAAGATGCCGATTTGACAGAGAATAGGCAAGAGAAGAGCAGCCGTGTTCAAGAAACCATGTTAGCTACAAGGAATTCGGACTTTAATGGACACATGCAAACAAGCAAGGTTTGA